Proteins from a single region of Desulfolutivibrio sulfoxidireducens:
- a CDS encoding tetratricopeptide repeat protein, translating into MRTRMAVLIATLMCVSMLAVGCGKRQVEEPVPMYTAQQYYDMGIQAFTAEDFVQATQLFEAAVSMAPSMADAYYYLGLCYMKQNMLQKAEDALAAALRYNPGMLRAHEALGILLYNKGDYFQAKRELEQARAMYSTNAQVYYYLGGIYLAEGNCPAALPLLTRAVELDPSSLPARQALEDARRRCGKGGGPKVAPQPRIEKSFKGGGKALDPDEF; encoded by the coding sequence ATGAGAACCCGCATGGCCGTACTGATCGCTACGTTGATGTGCGTTTCCATGCTTGCCGTGGGCTGCGGCAAGCGGCAGGTCGAGGAACCCGTCCCCATGTACACGGCCCAGCAATACTACGACATGGGCATCCAGGCCTTCACCGCCGAGGACTTCGTCCAGGCCACCCAGCTTTTCGAGGCGGCCGTGTCCATGGCCCCGTCCATGGCCGACGCCTATTATTATCTGGGGCTGTGCTACATGAAGCAGAACATGTTGCAAAAGGCCGAGGATGCCCTGGCCGCCGCCCTGCGCTACAACCCGGGGATGCTGCGCGCCCACGAGGCCCTGGGCATCCTGTTATACAACAAGGGCGACTACTTCCAGGCCAAGCGCGAGCTGGAACAGGCCCGGGCCATGTATTCCACCAACGCCCAGGTCTATTACTACCTGGGCGGCATCTATCTGGCCGAGGGCAACTGCCCCGCCGCATTGCCCCTGCTGACCCGGGCTGTGGAGCTTGATCCCTCTTCCCTCCCGGCCCGGCAGGCCCTGGAAGACGCCAGGCGCCGTTGCGGCAAGGGCGGCGGCCCCAAGGTCGCGCCGCAGCCCAGGATCGAGAAGTCCTTCAAGGGCGGCGGCAAGGCCCTGGACCCTGACGAGTTCTAG